GCACCGCTAGCCATGCAAAGATTTTGCACTTGAGCGGGGCCCAGCTTCTCCAAATCCCAATGGCCATCGAGGATCGAATCCCACCCATGCACAACTGGGTGTAGGTGGACTTTGCCGAGTACACACCTGATTTGTCATGTGGCCATGCAAAGGTGTCCTCGACCTGCACATCTCTCGGCACTGTAGCGATCGCATGCCTAAGGTGCATGACCTGAATCAGCGCTCCATAAGAGAGTTGGGGTTGCAGCTCCTGAACCCATCTCTCTCCACTCAAAGTCTGAGCCACTGTCCTAGTATTTCTCGTCTTTGTGTCCACTCCTCGGGCCAGCAATGGCGCTATGTCCTGAACCGCAAAACCGTGAATCCATCTATCCCTCCAGAGTAGCACTTTGTATCCTCTGCCAATGGTTATCATCACTAGGCTACCAAACACTTGCCGCGCCTCATCATCAATCAGCATATGAAGACCTTGCCATGGCCTGTGCAACTCGGTACGCCTAAGCCACTCCCATCTCACTCTAAGGGCTAGGGCTTGCAGACTCAAGTTCTTCACTCCAAGTCCACTGTAGCTAAGCCGTCTGCAGATTGAGTTCCAAGCCACTAAGCATTGGCCTCCATTTACTTGGTTCTTTCTAGCCCAAAAGAAGGCTCTCATCCAACCGTTGATGTCCTCGAGGACCCAAGCCGGTGCCTTCATGATAAGCAAGTGATGAAATGGTCTAGCCGCGATGACAAATTTCACCAACACGAGCCGACCCGAGCGCTGCATAAGACCTCTCTGCCATGCATGGATAAAGTGTCTAACTTGGTCTAGGAGCGGTTGCCACTGCACCTTGGTAAGCTTCTTGATAGCTAACTGGAACCCTAGATATCTACAGGGGAATTCCCCGATGGCGCATTGCAAGAGGCTCTCCACTCTGGCCCGGTCTTCCTGATCTTCCGTTATTAGGATTGCTGACGATTTTCTGTAATTGACCCTAAGGCCAAAAGCTTCACCAAATATCTCCAATGCATTCCAGACAAACTCGAGGTCCGGCATGGATGGCCTCACAAAGAGGGCGACATCATCTGCATATATGGACAGTCTCTGCATCGCCTAGATGCCCATGTAACTGCTTAGTACTCCCTCCTGCAAGGCCCTAGTAATAATGGCCGAGAGTGCCTCCATAGCAACGACGAGAGAGCAAATGGGAGACCGGATCCCCTTGCCTAAGTCCCTTGGCATGCCAAATTCTCCTCCAGGGGACTCCATTAACTAGCACACGCGTATTAGCAGTCTGAAGCAGGGCGGCGATCCAATTTAGATACAGCGTACCGAATCCTTTGGCTCGGAGAACCTCGAACAGGAATGGCCACGAGAGGGAGTCGAACACACGTGTGATATCCAGTTTAAGAAAGACCCCATGATTCTTCCTCGCATGGATTTTCGTGGCTGCTTGTCTCACCAGGAGGTAATTATCATGCAAGCTTCCCCCTTTTATGAATGCAGACTGGTTCACTCCCACCAGTTCGGGCATTTGCTTTCGAACTCTGTTGGCGAGCAGTTTGGAAAAACTATGCGGTAAACTGATCGGCCGGAAATCTCCCACATCCAACGCCATCCGTCTTTTTGGGTATGAGCACTATGAGGGCTCGATTAAGTCTTGCGAATCCTCTGCTCTCTCCCAGTGCAAGCTTGGCAAGCGCCGCCATTATGTCATTTTTGATGATTGGCCAAGCTCTTTGATAAAACATAGCACCGAATCCATCCGGTCCAGGTGCGCCATATGGGTGCATGTTTTTAATTACTTACCAAACTTCCTCCTCCCTGAAGATCATCTCTAGCTCCGACAGATGACGAATTTGTTCTCTTTGGTGGTGCAACGACCGGCAAACAAACAATGACGAATTAAATTCAAAAGGATTTTCTCATATTTAGATGCATTTCTAAGTTTTCATAGGATATTTTCTGAATGCTTCCTTAATTAATATAACCCAAATACTCCCTCAATAAACTTTTATAAGACAAAGCCAATCTTGATCGACATGGTATTGGATAATATGCCAGGCAGTCGAAGAATGCACCAATGAGGTGCAGAGACATAATCCATAAGCCATCACAATCAGTTTCGCTATGAATGTAGAAACACAGTTAACTAGTGCTATGCTATCAAGTTTATAAGAATTGTTCACTGAACGTCACAAGTTACAACTGCAAAAGAATCAACAACCACACACAAATACACGACCACACCGACAATGGGAACACAAGCTTTACTCCGCGCCTCAACTGAAACCAAAAGGCAAACAGCTGAATCACTACAAGCTTACACACGTGTACCAGAGTTGAATCTTGGTATAAGATGGCCATAAAATCATAGCGTTTCACCCTGCTCCCGTGCCACGGAAGTTGAAAGGATGGCAAGGCTGTTGTTTAAGAACGTGAGCGCGGATTCACAGTCTGAAATGATTTTTGTGACGGATGAAGGCTCGCTTGAATTTGAAAGTGAGCCAGCTGCCATTGCTGTATATGAATCTCGCAGGCTCCTCAAATTTCCAAGGAACTGCACATCATAAATAAGCACTCAAGTCAAAGCATGTTTTGTAAGAGTATGGTTGACGCTGTCAGCACTTAGCCAGAGCACGCTAACTACTTGAAAGGACATGAATTACTACAAGAGCTGTAAAAGTTTGAAGTAAGAGGTGGTATTATTTTAAACGGATGACACAGTGTAATTCTACATAAAGCTATACCATGTTATCTTATACTACTATTTTGGAGATACATTTCATAGAACAGAATACAAGGACTACTCACTACACAGAAACTTCCAGGCTTATAGATATCTGAAGCTACCCAGATTTGCTTTAGAATTTGTAGCAGGGTGTTTAATTCCTGTTGACTAGAGTTCACAAGATAATATTGCCGGCCATCAGCATTTCAAAAATAACACCAATAAGGTTTATACGAGGCTATTTTTGAGTTTTTGACAGGGAAAAACAAACATCTGTCCTGTGCATTAAGTTCATATTGCAGGACAATAAATAACCTATGATAATAAATAGTCACTGAAACTTGAAAGAAATATCATAAAACTATGACAGTATTTTGACATACTGAGTACCTACTGACAAATGAACTTCTACTATTTTCATCCCATCAAAAGTTCAAATAACCAGATCATGACATATAGGTCAGACCGTCAGAGATAGACAAGAAATTCAAATGAGCAACAAAGTGACCAATAAACGAATAAAAATATATTTAGATAGTACCTTTAAAAGTGTGTTATAAGCCTCTAACAAGCGGTTAGCAGCTGGACCAAACCCATGCAACTGTGGCACCTCCATCATGTGGGTCCAAGGATGAATTTCCTACAACGACAAATAACTTCTATCATCCAACAACTCAAAACACATGAAAAATGATAATCAGAAGTACAAATGATATTCATGTCAAGGTTATTTGTCTGGAATATAAGGAGATACAGGGAGAAAATTACATAACGTTGCATAAGATGTTCACCTTAGTGTATATCATATTGAAGGATTTTACTGTTTCAAGAAACGATTGCAAATGTTCCCTCAACTTCAACTCTGTCTCGGCATAGTCTTCGTTCGGATTATAGTCATACTGGGCAGCAGAGACCACTGTTAGCGCAAATAGCATACTGCAGGGTACTGTCAACAAACTAACAAACATGATATGCATGGGAATTTCAGATAGAAGTGTATAGATTGATTTTAAATATATGATCACAATTATACGAATACAGAAGTAGGATCCAGTGATGTGTTTATATACCTTTGAGGCTAGCTCCTGCACCATCTGTTGCAGATTTGACATCTTTTTGGTATACTCAGAGAGCTTCAACTCTAGTTCTGCTATATCAGGCCTGCAAAATGATAATTTAACTCAGTGAAATAGTGGTGGTTCACTGGTTCGTTAAATTGCTAGTCAACTGGGGGTCACAAGACAGCAAGATGGATTAATACCATTTAAGGAGTTATAAGGGTGCTAGAAATCCGAGCCCTCTAAATAACACAAATGATAAGAGCATCAAATTGGGCGTACTTACAGGGGGTAAATTGATTGTATTTGGACATCTGCAGGAAAAAGCTtgcactcctctgaaaatatttgtgCCTGTTTCTCTGCAATGGAATCTACAAGTTGTACGTCCTTTGCCAACTGCTCATCAACACTGCCAGGGAGCAATTTGTCAGAAAGTTTATGTTTTAGATGCCCTAATATTGAGGTTAAAGCATCATCTAATATTTTCTGTACAACACAGTACATTTTGCATCAAACATTCCTTTCCGCTTACAGTGCTAGAAAAGGTTTAACTGAAAATAGCTACCGACATCAGAATCTGACTAATGCCTTTGCATAATCAGCATAGCAAAAGTATACCACAGACAGTAAAGTGCAAACCAACCTAACCTCCACTCTGGATTGTCGGCATAGCAGCTAGCTTCCACCAAGTCAACAATTAGACGGAGGAGCTCCACCCGCTCGTCGTAGCTGCCTCTGCCCTGCAATCCCACAAAAGATGACAAACGCTGAATCTGAGTTTGCGATTTTCACCACACACCAGAGATCTGCCATCTGTGTGTAACAAAATCTAATACTCAACAAATGTAAGCTTCCTAGAACAAAGAGCTGCATTCCTCTCACCTGAATCGCCTCAGTGTCGACTGAAGGCGTGATACCAAGGAAATTCGCGATCTCCGCCAAGTCTGCATAACCCCAACCATCAGCACAAGGCACGAGCAAGCACTCCCTATTCAGCGCGGCGAAACAGGTGGAGCAGAAACCTTACGTTGGATCCTGCTGTTCTCCTCGTCGCGGTCGAGGCTGTCCCCCTGCCAGTTCTGCTGCGTGAATGGCGATCTGTCGCCCAGCAGCCTCCGgaccacagcagcagcagcaggtcagCAAACGAAATCCTCAATTCGGAAACCCTACGAGCCCCAGAACCCGCGCCGAGGCACACGGCGGAGGGCGGGCGGGGCGGAAATGCGGGGGCGGGCGTACCGGAAGAAGAGCCACTCGAGGAGGCGGTAGCGCTCGACGCCGGCGAAGAGGAGGGACTGCGCAGGCGCGCTGGCGCGCGGGTAGGCCAGCACCGCCAGCTTCCGCTGGATCTCCTCCATCTGCTTGGACGCCATGGGGAAATCAACCCCCCCGCTCGCGGTGGCCGGCCGGCTTGGTGGTGGTTGGGCTGTGGGGATCGAGCCGACGGGGGACGGCCCAGCGAGCGAGATGGATGACGTTACGCCCGGGGCATTTCTTTTCCTCTTTTTCTACTAGATCGAATTATTTTCGTTTCAAATTTCGAAGGATCGGTTCTCTCTCTCCCCTAGGGGTGGGGCCCGGGTGTCGGGTTCTAGGTCCGGAAAGCAACAAGCGGGCGGTCCAATCCAAGCGGCCGACGAAGAGGGGAGGGGGGGACTAGCCGGCTAGCGTGTGGACGGGTGCGGCTCTCGGCTCGCCACGCGGAGACGGCACGAGCCCcgatgccgccgccccgccgcgccggcgCGGGCGACACGAGCGCCTTCTTCGCGGCGACGCTGGTGCTGTGGGCCGTGTCGGTGGGGTTCGAGATCGGCGCCCGGGGACGCCGCGAGCTGGCCGCCGTGGCCGCCGGCTTCGCCTTCTTCCAGGCCGCCAACACGGCCGTCCGCGCCGCGGTCTCCCGCGACCCGCTCTTCGTCAACACCGCCGTCTCGCTGCTCCACTNNNNNNNNNNNNNNNNNNNNNNNNNNNNNNNNNNNNNNNNNNNNNNNNNNNNNNNNNNNNNNNNNNNNNNNNNNNNNNNNNNNNNNNNNNNNNNNNNNNNNNNNNNNNNNNNNNNNNNNNNNNNNNNNNNNNNNNNNNNNNNNNNNNNNNNNNNNNNNNNNNNNNNNNNNNNNNNNNNNNNNNNNNNNNNNNNNNNNGTCGCTTTTCCCGTACACGTGCTTCGGGTTAATCGCCTAGTAGAAGAAAGCGTACGCCCAATTGACTTCCAGCGTTGCGCGAATTTGGTGGGGATAGAGAGGGCGCGGCAGATTAATCAGCCGGTAAACCTGTTGATGCTTGATGCAATTTGGTCGGCCCTGAACAAAAGGGGGCACTATGAGCTATGTACTGTTATTGTTAGTATCGTTGGTCACTGTGATACTGCTTACTTGTGCTGTTGAAAATTGTCTCCATTTGAGCTTTGATTGGCTGAAATTGTGCAGGATTTCTAAAAGCCCAtattgcttgctaccttgctgtttataGCATGTTCAGCTTCTAGAGGTTGTGTGGTTTCAGTTTCCAAGTAAATGTGGCAACCATGCAATGGCCTTGCGTGCAAATACTTCCATGTTTTCCATGAAAATTTGCCAACCCttaaaaagaatggtgatggtataCAGTGTGTTTAGAAGAGTTCACTAGTTAGGCACCAAATATCTCCATTTTGTCTGCTAGTTGGGCGGCAAATCAGCATCTAGTGCCTAAACGCCAATTAGGTGGTCCTAGGAGGGATAAATTGGCTAGCAGGATGGGTGTCACCTAGTATCTGGGGGCCCTCTAGGTGCACTAGGCGGCTGATTTTTAGAACACTACCTTTCTCAAGCATTACTTTTCGTGTACCACTTCTTTGCACGTACTTATTGCCAGTAAATCCATCGCCCATGTAATTGACAATGCCTAAGCAAAAAAATGATAGAAATGGAAATTTTATGTCGTAGATGGTCCATGTGCCATTGGATTTAGTGGTGCTGTTGTTTCTCTCAAGATAGTTAGGAAGTTGTAGAGCATTCCCTCTGCAGTATGTAAAACTGTTGATCCTTCTTTTAAATGGATGGCTCGTAGGTGTAATGCATATTCTTGAACTATGTCTTTTTTTGGTAAATATTTATCTCTTTAGTTTGTTCCATCGATGCTGTCATATGTTGTTAGGCTTGTTGATCGACTCTATCTCACTTCTATCTCGATTTGCAGTTATCTTTGTTCTATTGTGCCAATGGCGTACCAAGGGCCTTGAGAACATGTTTCAGCATGAAGAATTAGTTGGTAGCAGTTGGATTGGAGCATATTCTGCTCTGTGCTTTTCATGTGGCTACTTTGCTTATGACCAATTGGATATGCTCCGCTACCGGCTGTACAGTGGATGGATTCCTGGGATTCTGATGCATCACCTTATTCTGCTTATTTGCTTTACGCTAGCTCTGTATCGGAATGTGACAATCAACTACCTAATTCTCACTCTTCTATGCGAGGTACATACACATATCTTTTCTCATATTTTCTGGCATTTAATTTTGCTGACAAATTTGGTTTACTTGGTCACTTCAAATAGTTTTTTGTCTTATCATTTGCCATGGGGTTACTATTTACCCAGTTGTTGAGGAATAGGTGTGTACTCCTTAAGAGAGAAATCCTTTCCTTTGCACTTATAAATTGCATTGCACCTAAATTGTGACCAACAGACCATCTTTGTGGCATGTGATGTAAATCAGTACACTAGCATTGCCTTTCCAACTCAGGATTGCGAGCTGCTGTCACAAGCATGACCATAGTTGGTAGATGACCACATTAATAAGTTGTAGCCCAAAATTTATTGCAGTAGACCTTTTGCCAATGATAATACAAAGAGAACGTAGAGAAGACCTTTCACTTTATCAGTACAATTTGGAACAAATGACATGGTAGGCCCATTCAGTATGACCTTGAAGGCTAACTGTTTTGATTGCCCAGCTGGGATTTAAACCACTCGATAGTGGCCATTGCAGTTCCTTCTTCGTGTTCACTAACATTGCTAGAATACAATATTTTGAGTTCTTGCACGGGTTGGCGCATCATGTTGCTAGAATTGAATATTACTGAGGCAATCATGTCTTGTTTTAAGAACACAGTATCAAAATAATTAGTTCAGTTCAGTCTCCACCGTAATTAGTGGGTAGGTGTACATTTGGAGTATACACTTTTCTTTCACTTGTGAGTATTTGTATGGTCTGCGTATATTTTACCAAGGAAATACTAATCAGCAAAAATAGGAGTACATTCTACCCTAGAAACACTAAATGTGAGCTGAAAAATCGCAAGTAGATATATTTCCTGAATACTAAAAGCCGGAAAAAAATAGCGAGTACATTGTACCATGGGAATACTAAAATGTCAGCTAAAAAAGTAGGTCTCGCCGGGATTCGAACCCAGGTCGCCAGATTCAAAGTCTGGAGTGCTAACCACTACACTACGAAACCATTTGTTGAGTGTGGTACACTGATGGTTATATTTCTGTCATCTGGCTTACAGCCAAAAGATTTTCCTTTACTTGATGGTTCCTGTTaaatttctttcccttttttggatTTACTTCCATTTGCCACTTGGCAGCTACATGTAGCAAGTAATATCCgacaattttttttttcaattcATTTTAGCCAAAGGCTCAATTGCATGGGTATGATAATTTTGTCTCATTGAGATGCTATTAGGATTTACTAGGTGTTTAGTGTCTGTTTGGTGTTCTTTCTCTTGTTCTTTGTTATGCTTCAAGGATATATTATGCACTTAAGAACACACAACATATGAGAGGAGATGCATTGGGACAAAAATTGGATAACAAAATGTATAAAGCTTCAACATGATTAGCCAGTGGTGGATTTTCCACAACTTGTTCTATAGCACTTAAAAAATAAGCACATGCCAAAAGTATTGTTACTATTAGCACCATCTTCGTCGTGGTCAGGTCTCCCTTCTTACATGTCTCCGATATGGCGATANNNNNNNNNNNNNNNNNNNNNNNNNNNNNNNNNNNNNNNNNNNNNNNNNNNNNNNNNNNNNNNNNNNNNNNNNNNNNNNNNNNNNNNNNNNNNNNNNNNNNNNNNNNNNNNNNNNNNNNNNNNNNNNNNNNNNNNNNNNNNNNNNNNNNNNNNNNNNNNNNNNNNNNNNNNNNNNNNNNNNNNNNNNNNNNNNNNNNNNNNNNNNNNNNNNNNNNNNNNNCTGACTATCCTAGGATTAAATCTGCATTCAACTTGTTCGCCCCCTTCGACAATTTCACAACAGAGGTAATGTCGACTTACCAACTAAGTTGTAGCCCAAACTTTGTGGCAGTAAACCTGTTTGCGGAACGATGATACATAGAGAACATAGAGAAGACATTTCCCTTTATCCTTACATTACAAGTAATGTGGTCAGCATTCAATATGACCTTGAAGGCTAATTGTTTTGATTGTCCATCTTGGCTTTCGACCACTCGTTATTGGCCATTGCAGTTTCTTCGTCATGTCCATGCACATTGTTAGAATACAAGATTTTGAGTTTTTGTACGTTTCTGCATCACATTGCTAGAACAGAATATTAATGAGTCATTGATGTCCCTTTTTAAGAACAAGGGTATAAGCATCTATTGAAACAAGTAGTTCAGTTCAGTCTCGGCCGTAAGCAGTCAGGAAGTGGTACATTTGGTTGCAGCGTCTAATCTGAAGTTAGCAAGTATAGGTAACGTCCCTTTCTTGATAGTGTACTGTAAATTTTGGCGAGGTTATAGTCACACCAATGTAAATCAGAAGGCAGAGATATGTTTCAAGTGTTATTAACCTCTAGTCTGAGTATCTGT
The Triticum dicoccoides isolate Atlit2015 ecotype Zavitan chromosome 3A, WEW_v2.0, whole genome shotgun sequence genome window above contains:
- the LOC119269735 gene encoding TLC domain-containing protein 2-like, which gives rise to MPPPRRAGAGDTSAFFAATLVLWAVSVGFEIGARGRRELAAVAAGFAFFQAANTAVRAAVSRDPLFVNTAVSLLHSLLSRFAVIFVLLCQWRTKGLENMFQHEELVGSSWIGAYSALCFSCGYFAYDQLDMLRYRLYSGWIPGILMHHLILLICFTLALYRNVTINYLILTLLCEMHSIFLHVRKLRRMAGFRDFNRKLVKLEWVLNWTTFVTARVICHILITYRLITDAHKFDKGIELPLALSGMAGMNVLNVSLGLDLFKAFARERNQQTHQD
- the LOC119269734 gene encoding AUGMIN subunit 7, giving the protein MASKQMEEIQRKLAVLAYPRASAPAQSLLFAGVERYRLLEWLFFRLLGDRSPFTQQNWQGDSLDRDEENSRIQHLAEIANFLGITPSVDTEAIQGRGSYDERVELLRLIVDLVEASCYADNPEWSVDEQLAKDVQLVDSIAEKQAQIFSEECKLFPADVQIQSIYPLPDIAELELKLSEYTKKMSNLQQMVQELASKYDYNPNEDYAETELKLREHLQSFLETVKSFNMIYTKEIHPWTHMMEVPQLHGFGPAANRLLEAYNTLLKFLGNLRSLRDSYTAMAAGSLSNSSEPSSVTKIISDCESALTFLNNSLAILSTSVAREQGETL